Proteins encoded by one window of Chondromyces crocatus:
- a CDS encoding DUF5924 family protein: MSEHEPRRRAQSSWDPPTVVYQPDGELADPAAIRQALRRPQASDPSLPAPDPNSHASTEADLQRAPGPLDPGSAAPRPAPDVGHDDPTQLMPGNRDGQEDPTRYMPPRAGSRQDFHDDPTRMASPRMPQGSHPNSQPVVDEDDEDAPKGFKANAQWLLKKHANKLWWLHTAYALGLGAFVVSYAQKGFERARWLAVTVGIAWLVVVLFFRLFGSGARQDFATAWRTARLRFLVMTYVLKNLYQGMLFFLLPFYWKSATLDAPNRWFVLLLGGCAVLSTLDLVFDRVLMRWKILASIFYGVTLFACLNLVIPALLPNTRTLFTLLWAAGIAVLGFTMLHLPLGALRSPGGVALLLTALVGGTGLAYGTRAIIPPVPMHLSSAAVGPLTLPDGRLAMEVKTLHASVIEKLLAVTDVAMPGGKGDKLHHVWRLNGEEIYRAPEETSAVQGPEATVRLQSSLTGRQLPERLKGHWAVDVETEDGQLVGRVSFDVTE; encoded by the coding sequence ATGAGCGAGCACGAGCCGCGCCGCCGCGCCCAGTCGTCGTGGGATCCCCCGACCGTCGTCTACCAGCCCGACGGGGAACTCGCCGATCCCGCCGCGATCCGGCAGGCCCTCCGCCGTCCTCAGGCCAGCGATCCTTCGTTGCCGGCCCCGGATCCGAACAGCCACGCGAGCACCGAGGCCGACCTCCAGCGCGCTCCTGGTCCCCTCGACCCGGGCAGCGCGGCGCCCCGGCCGGCGCCGGACGTGGGACATGACGACCCCACCCAGCTCATGCCGGGCAACCGTGACGGCCAGGAGGATCCCACGCGGTACATGCCGCCCCGGGCCGGGTCGCGGCAGGATTTCCATGACGATCCGACGCGCATGGCGTCGCCCCGGATGCCGCAGGGGTCGCATCCGAACAGCCAGCCGGTCGTCGACGAAGACGACGAGGATGCGCCCAAGGGCTTCAAGGCGAACGCGCAGTGGCTGCTGAAGAAGCACGCCAACAAGCTGTGGTGGCTGCACACGGCGTACGCGCTGGGGCTCGGCGCGTTCGTGGTGAGCTACGCACAGAAGGGCTTCGAGCGGGCGCGGTGGCTGGCAGTCACCGTGGGCATCGCGTGGCTGGTGGTGGTGCTGTTCTTCCGGCTCTTCGGCTCGGGTGCGCGGCAGGACTTCGCAACGGCGTGGCGCACGGCGCGGCTGCGGTTCCTGGTGATGACCTATGTCCTGAAGAACCTCTACCAGGGCATGCTGTTCTTCCTGCTGCCGTTCTACTGGAAGAGCGCGACGCTGGATGCGCCGAACCGCTGGTTCGTGCTGCTGCTCGGTGGGTGTGCGGTGCTCTCGACGCTGGATCTGGTCTTCGATCGTGTGCTGATGCGGTGGAAGATCCTGGCGTCGATCTTCTACGGGGTGACGCTGTTCGCGTGCCTGAACCTGGTGATCCCGGCGCTCTTGCCGAACACGCGCACGCTGTTCACGCTGCTGTGGGCGGCGGGCATCGCGGTGCTCGGGTTCACGATGCTGCACCTGCCGCTCGGAGCGCTGCGAAGTCCGGGTGGGGTGGCGCTGCTGCTGACGGCGCTCGTGGGCGGGACGGGGCTCGCGTACGGGACGCGCGCGATCATCCCGCCGGTGCCGATGCACCTGTCGTCGGCGGCGGTCGGGCCGCTGACGCTGCCGGATGGGCGGCTCGCGATGGAGGTGAAGACGCTGCATGCGTCGGTGATCGAGAAGCTCCTGGCGGTCACGGACGTGGCGATGCCGGGAGGCAAGGGGGACAAGCTGCACCACGTGTGGCGGCTGAACGGGGAGGAGATCTACCGCGCGCCGGAGGAGACCTCGGCGGTGCAGGGGCCGGAGGCGACGGTGCGGCTCCAGTCGTCGCTCACCGGGCGGCAGCTACCGGAGCGGCTCAAGGGGCACTGGGCGGTCGATGTGGAGACGGAGGACGGGCAGCTCGTGGGGCGGGTGTCGTTCGACGTGACGGAGTAG
- a CDS encoding tetratricopeptide repeat protein: protein MVDRNWVWTGIFLLSFPVQFALVPTASAAPPPKPDARAAALFREGRVAMAREDYATACPRFEESARIEPAPGTLLNLGLCQEKVGQLAHALHSFTTAIDKLPPHDERILFARERVAAILPQVARLTVVLPRTAPPDVRVLRDGQEVPPEELGVEVPIDAGRHQIELELPGEPTLRRSILLAPGESRTVSLDEVEQKTQATVEVKPSSAWPSRATVGYVVGGVGAASLTTSLITGALVLGKKSIVDEECNESTCRSQKGIDAASAGSTLSTVSTVTFVAGLLGVGAGVYLVLTDEGSSSDGATSGAGASSATMFGPTFLPGGAALSVWRQF, encoded by the coding sequence ATGGTCGATCGCAACTGGGTCTGGACGGGCATCTTCCTCCTCTCGTTTCCGGTGCAGTTCGCTCTGGTACCGACCGCCAGCGCGGCTCCTCCCCCGAAACCCGACGCCCGCGCCGCGGCCCTCTTCCGCGAAGGCCGCGTGGCCATGGCGCGTGAAGACTACGCGACCGCCTGTCCACGCTTCGAGGAGAGCGCCCGCATCGAGCCCGCGCCGGGCACCTTGCTCAACCTCGGCCTCTGCCAGGAGAAGGTCGGCCAGCTCGCGCACGCACTGCACAGCTTCACCACCGCGATCGACAAGCTACCTCCGCACGACGAGCGCATCCTCTTCGCCAGGGAGCGCGTCGCTGCCATCCTGCCGCAGGTGGCGCGCCTGACGGTGGTGCTGCCGCGCACCGCGCCCCCGGACGTCCGCGTCCTCCGCGATGGGCAGGAGGTGCCTCCCGAAGAGCTCGGCGTCGAGGTACCCATCGACGCTGGCAGGCACCAGATCGAGCTGGAGCTTCCGGGCGAGCCGACCCTCCGCCGCAGCATCCTCCTCGCCCCGGGCGAGTCGCGCACGGTGTCCCTGGACGAGGTCGAGCAGAAGACGCAGGCGACTGTCGAGGTGAAGCCGTCGTCCGCCTGGCCGTCGCGCGCCACGGTGGGCTACGTCGTGGGTGGCGTGGGTGCTGCGAGCCTGACGACGAGCTTGATCACGGGCGCGCTGGTGCTCGGCAAGAAGTCGATCGTCGACGAGGAGTGCAACGAGAGCACCTGCAGGAGCCAGAAGGGCATCGACGCCGCCAGCGCGGGGAGCACCCTGTCGACCGTCAGCACGGTGACGTTCGTCGCTGGCCTGCTCGGCGTCGGAGCTGGCGTCTACCTGGTGCTGACGGACGAGGGCTCCTCCTCGGATGGCGCGACGAGCGGCGCGGGCGCCTCGTCGGCGACGATGTTCGGTCCCACGTTTCTCCCAGGCGGTGCGGCTCTGTCCGTGTGGAGGCAGTTCTGA
- a CDS encoding alpha/beta fold hydrolase: protein MTDPTPLQLSRIDRGHGTPVLLVHSSGMSSRQWTRLVDRLADHHRAIAPDLLGYGKNPPWPADQPFDLRLDRDAIAALATELGGPVHLVGHSYGALIALLVAMETQVPVRSLSLFEPVAFGILHATADQAGLADLDTAQSPAFLDETTGGDEAWLNAFIDYWSGPGAWNALPATARNEFLRVGRKAFLEVRSLMHLRAPLDAFRAIRTPTLLLTGSASTVAARRVAVQLAEHLPAAELQILDDVGHMGPLTHADLVNARIRAHIERVEAAG, encoded by the coding sequence ATGACCGACCCCACCCCCCTCCAGCTCTCCCGCATCGACCGCGGCCACGGCACCCCCGTCCTCCTCGTCCACAGCAGCGGCATGTCCTCGCGCCAGTGGACCCGCCTCGTCGACCGCCTCGCCGACCACCACCGCGCCATCGCGCCGGACCTCCTCGGCTACGGCAAGAACCCCCCCTGGCCTGCCGACCAGCCCTTCGACCTCCGCCTCGACCGCGACGCCATCGCTGCCCTCGCCACCGAGCTGGGCGGCCCCGTGCACCTCGTCGGCCATTCCTACGGCGCCCTCATCGCCCTCCTCGTCGCCATGGAGACCCAGGTCCCCGTGCGCTCCCTCTCCCTCTTCGAACCCGTCGCCTTCGGCATCCTCCACGCCACGGCCGACCAGGCCGGCCTCGCCGACCTCGACACCGCCCAGTCCCCCGCCTTCCTCGACGAGACCACCGGCGGCGACGAAGCCTGGCTCAACGCCTTCATCGACTACTGGAGCGGCCCTGGCGCCTGGAACGCCCTCCCCGCCACCGCCCGCAACGAGTTCCTCCGCGTCGGCCGCAAAGCCTTCCTGGAGGTCCGCTCCCTCATGCACCTCCGCGCGCCCCTCGACGCCTTTCGCGCCATCCGCACGCCCACCCTGCTCCTCACCGGCTCCGCCTCCACCGTCGCTGCCCGCCGCGTCGCCGTGCAGCTCGCCGAGCACCTCCCCGCCGCCGAACTCCAGATCCTCGACGACGTCGGCCACATGGGCCCGCTCACCCACGCCGACCTCGTGAACGCCCGCATCCGCGCGCACATCGAGCGCGTCGAAGCTGCCGGCTGA
- a CDS encoding ferritin-like domain-containing protein, with amino-acid sequence MSERSAGEPSASEPPAREGPVRELLASEGSACDVPASEAPPVGTVERWAWDYVLTTDLEYKQRPPALPGTWEESPPPRRLTRPGRPAALQITARAPKSPGPEALRTPARRAQLIHTFLHHELQAAELMCWALLAFPDTPRAFRRGLLHIAGDELRHMTMYADYLATLGYGFGDFPVRDWFWQRVPSATTPAAFTATLGMGLEGGNLDHAARFAERFRAIGDEVGAALQAKVCAEEIPHVHFAVHWFQRFTQVGSDAGSGVGGADEALDDFTTWSRHLPYPLTPLVMRGAPLNRADRARAGFSEAFIDALAAWSPPAPGS; translated from the coding sequence ATGAGCGAGCGTTCTGCGGGCGAGCCCTCCGCGAGCGAACCGCCGGCCCGTGAGGGGCCTGTGCGCGAGCTGCTGGCCAGCGAGGGGTCTGCGTGCGACGTGCCGGCCAGCGAGGCGCCGCCCGTGGGCACCGTGGAGCGCTGGGCCTGGGACTACGTGCTCACCACCGATCTCGAGTACAAGCAGCGACCTCCGGCACTCCCCGGGACCTGGGAGGAGTCGCCGCCCCCGAGACGCCTCACGCGACCGGGCCGGCCCGCTGCGCTCCAGATCACGGCGCGCGCCCCCAAGAGTCCCGGGCCCGAGGCGCTCCGGACGCCCGCGCGTCGGGCGCAGCTCATCCACACCTTCCTGCACCACGAGCTGCAAGCCGCGGAGCTGATGTGCTGGGCGCTCCTCGCGTTCCCCGACACGCCGCGCGCCTTCCGCCGGGGCTTGCTGCACATCGCGGGCGACGAGCTGCGGCACATGACGATGTATGCCGACTACCTCGCGACGCTCGGCTACGGGTTCGGCGACTTCCCTGTGCGCGACTGGTTCTGGCAGCGGGTCCCGTCGGCGACGACCCCGGCAGCCTTCACGGCGACGCTCGGCATGGGCCTCGAAGGGGGGAACCTCGATCACGCGGCGCGTTTCGCCGAGCGCTTCCGCGCCATCGGTGACGAGGTGGGCGCTGCGCTCCAGGCCAAGGTCTGCGCCGAGGAGATCCCGCACGTCCACTTCGCGGTGCACTGGTTCCAGCGCTTCACGCAGGTGGGCTCCGACGCGGGCTCCGGCGTTGGCGGCGCTGACGAAGCCTTGGACGACTTCACCACGTGGAGCCGTCATCTCCCCTATCCCCTCACGCCCCTGGTGATGCGCGGCGCGCCGCTGAACCGGGCCGATCGCGCCCGCGCTGGCTTCTCGGAGGCGTTCATCGACGCGCTCGCCGCATGGTCACCCCCCGCGCCTGGCTCCTGA
- a CDS encoding glycine zipper domain-containing protein, with product MTPTTSGLSDQAPHETVRAPDAPDEAHRPVQIHHTPSAPAALMEVLTGAAAGAALGAMIGPPGIAVGAMVGGLVGAAAEVMLDRDRARAAQHEAELDMDIGVLDGHIGEAPANQTSPVVAAYNAATVTLTGGTMTPVEPSGGPIQNVDAA from the coding sequence ATGACCCCGACGACCTCAGGGCTCTCCGACCAAGCGCCGCACGAGACGGTGCGCGCGCCCGACGCCCCTGACGAGGCACATCGTCCGGTGCAGATTCACCACACCCCGAGCGCTCCGGCCGCGCTGATGGAGGTGCTGACGGGTGCTGCTGCGGGCGCTGCGCTGGGCGCGATGATCGGTCCTCCAGGCATCGCGGTGGGCGCCATGGTGGGCGGTCTCGTCGGCGCGGCCGCCGAGGTGATGCTCGATCGGGACCGCGCTCGGGCCGCCCAGCATGAAGCCGAGCTGGACATGGACATCGGCGTGCTCGACGGGCACATCGGTGAAGCGCCGGCCAACCAGACGTCCCCCGTCGTCGCCGCCTACAACGCGGCCACGGTGACGCTGACGGGAGGGACCATGACGCCCGTCGAGCCCAGTGGAGGGCCGATCCAGAACGTCGACGCTGCCTGA
- a CDS encoding RNA polymerase sigma factor, with protein sequence MKETGRSGHAGVVQPEASPRPPSPSATPPSPGRVRADALFRAHAAFVAAFVVRLGVSKAEVDDVVQEVFLTVHRRGGFEEGGAKPTTWLAEIALRVVSTHKRTERRRRVVPDEAALDRAVATSQSPHEIAEHRDALSRVQRALDSVDVDRRAVFILYEMMGESCDDIAQGLGIPIGTVHSRLFAARRAFQKAHERLVRSPSMVERPPAGAGAGAGGEL encoded by the coding sequence GTGAAGGAAACCGGACGCTCCGGCCATGCAGGGGTCGTGCAGCCGGAGGCATCTCCCCGACCCCCTTCACCGAGCGCGACCCCGCCGTCGCCTGGTCGGGTGAGGGCCGACGCCCTGTTCCGGGCGCACGCGGCGTTCGTCGCGGCCTTCGTGGTGCGGCTCGGCGTGTCGAAGGCCGAGGTCGACGATGTGGTCCAGGAGGTCTTTCTCACCGTGCACCGACGGGGCGGCTTCGAGGAGGGGGGAGCCAAGCCGACGACCTGGCTCGCGGAGATCGCCCTCCGCGTCGTGTCGACCCACAAGCGCACCGAACGCCGCCGGCGGGTGGTCCCTGACGAGGCCGCGCTCGACCGCGCCGTGGCGACCTCGCAGTCTCCCCACGAGATCGCCGAGCATCGCGACGCACTGTCGCGGGTGCAGCGCGCGCTGGACAGCGTCGACGTGGACCGGCGGGCGGTGTTCATCCTCTACGAGATGATGGGCGAGTCGTGCGACGACATCGCCCAGGGGCTCGGCATCCCGATCGGCACGGTGCATTCACGCTTGTTCGCCGCACGCCGTGCGTTTCAGAAGGCCCACGAGCGCCTGGTACGAAGCCCATCGATGGTCGAACGTCCCCCTGCTGGCGCAGGTGCGGGAGCAGGAGGTGAGCTGTGA
- a CDS encoding glycosyltransferase, protein MRPFLLISPGFAPQAAVGVYRWVKIARHLPRLGWRPIVLAATFPEDPRDPALLDALPPEVEIVEDYLSPRLLALRGHREPPASGTLPERQLGGHRPFRHLGDRCVPHALHASTAAVELARRVGAEAVVVNAGPFSAIPVGLRVKEALGLPLVLDFRDPWSLHESGDDPTLPLADRARRAVVARLERRYLRRADHLVLNTRRTFDAYRARYPDLGDRFSFVRNCFDLDLYTPAPTAPPPPPDAPSAPARPLTLVHLGALRPDTAIDDLATALRRLIDTERLAPGEIVLRQIGRMSTVERDLFDSLGLSPFVEIVPPIPQGDVLTALRSAHLLVAKITAQITLRMNSKLYDYLASGMPILSIAANPEVDELLTHRPDHARVQPGDIDGITRVLADHLARHRATRALPEPAPAPEEHSAAAAAKRMAAILERVTPAR, encoded by the coding sequence GTGCGTCCCTTTCTCCTCATCTCCCCGGGCTTCGCGCCCCAGGCCGCCGTCGGCGTCTACCGCTGGGTCAAGATCGCGCGCCACCTCCCGCGCCTCGGCTGGCGACCCATCGTCCTCGCGGCCACCTTCCCCGAGGACCCGCGCGACCCTGCCTTGCTCGATGCGCTCCCGCCCGAGGTCGAGATCGTCGAGGACTACCTCTCTCCCCGCCTGCTCGCGCTGCGTGGCCACCGCGAACCCCCCGCGAGCGGCACGCTGCCGGAGCGCCAGCTCGGCGGCCACCGCCCCTTCCGTCACCTCGGTGACCGCTGCGTCCCTCACGCGCTCCACGCATCCACCGCCGCCGTGGAACTCGCCCGACGCGTCGGCGCCGAAGCCGTCGTCGTCAACGCCGGCCCCTTCTCCGCCATCCCCGTCGGCCTGCGCGTCAAGGAGGCCCTCGGCCTCCCGCTCGTCCTCGACTTCCGCGACCCCTGGAGCCTCCACGAGAGCGGCGACGACCCCACGCTCCCCCTCGCCGACCGCGCCCGCCGCGCCGTCGTGGCCCGGCTCGAACGCCGCTACCTGCGCCGCGCCGACCACCTCGTTCTCAACACCCGCCGCACCTTCGACGCCTACCGCGCCCGCTACCCGGACCTCGGCGACCGCTTCTCCTTCGTGCGCAACTGCTTCGACCTCGACCTCTACACCCCCGCCCCCACCGCGCCGCCCCCACCGCCGGATGCGCCTTCCGCCCCGGCCCGCCCCTTGACCCTCGTCCACCTCGGCGCCTTGCGCCCCGACACCGCGATCGACGACCTCGCCACCGCGCTCCGCCGCCTCATCGACACCGAGCGCCTCGCCCCCGGCGAGATCGTCCTGCGCCAGATCGGCCGCATGTCCACCGTGGAGCGCGACCTCTTCGACTCCCTGGGCCTCTCCCCCTTCGTCGAGATCGTCCCCCCCATCCCGCAAGGCGACGTGCTGACCGCGCTCCGGAGCGCGCACCTCCTCGTTGCGAAGATCACCGCTCAGATCACCCTGCGCATGAACTCCAAGCTCTACGACTACCTCGCCTCGGGCATGCCCATCCTGAGCATCGCCGCGAACCCCGAAGTCGACGAACTGCTCACCCATCGCCCCGACCACGCCCGCGTCCAGCCCGGTGACATCGACGGCATCACCCGCGTCCTCGCCGACCACCTCGCCCGTCACCGCGCCACCCGCGCCCTCCCCGAGCCCGCGCCCGCCCCCGAAGAGCACAGCGCCGCCGCGGCTGCCAAGCGGATGGCCGCCATCCTGGAGCGCGTGACCCCCGCCCGCTGA
- a CDS encoding serine/threonine-protein kinase, with protein sequence MSAPDPILLRARGRVGRILKGKYRLDGLVGIGGMAAVYVATHRNGNRVAIKMLHAEMSAVSEIRARFLTEGYVANKVNHPGVVAVTDDELAEDGSVFLVMELLEGETVGARARRFGGRMPVGEVLAMTDQLLDVLIAAHAAGIVHRDLKPDNVFITTSGVVKVLDFGIARVVQQDSHTTQAGVAMGTPAFLAPEQARGRWDIVDALTDQWAVGATLFALLAGHEVHRAETPNEVLLLAMTQPAPPLATLAVVPPLVAALVDRALAFERTSRFPDIRALQRAVRAAAVSTGDAIPNLATSSVSWPMPVTVGKPFTPTEQEVAMRTHLPVVTEGLDGGRRTGHTLRNALLAAAVLIPAAALIGAGVYWAATRDLQQGAQVPREATPAAQAIQPGGDTASPTEAQPSTAPPAPIPTALSSVLADELPPRETPPAAGADVDEASLTKPSPADLVQSAPSVHVNNATIAPSTAAAPARIAPSPAAAQPTGASTARRRPSKKGPDLSSQY encoded by the coding sequence ATGTCGGCCCCCGATCCAATTCTTCTCCGCGCACGTGGGCGCGTCGGGCGCATCCTCAAGGGCAAGTACCGCCTGGATGGGCTGGTGGGCATCGGCGGCATGGCCGCCGTCTACGTCGCCACGCACCGGAACGGCAACCGGGTGGCGATCAAGATGCTCCACGCGGAGATGTCCGCGGTTTCGGAGATCCGCGCGCGTTTCCTGACCGAGGGCTACGTCGCCAACAAGGTGAACCACCCCGGGGTGGTCGCCGTGACCGACGACGAGCTGGCCGAGGACGGCTCGGTGTTCCTCGTGATGGAGCTGCTCGAGGGCGAAACCGTCGGCGCGAGAGCGAGGCGCTTCGGGGGCAGGATGCCCGTCGGCGAGGTGCTGGCCATGACCGACCAGCTTCTCGACGTGCTCATCGCCGCGCACGCTGCGGGCATCGTCCACCGCGATCTGAAGCCCGACAACGTGTTCATCACCACCTCCGGCGTGGTGAAGGTCCTCGACTTCGGCATCGCTCGCGTCGTCCAGCAAGACAGCCACACCACCCAGGCCGGCGTCGCCATGGGAACGCCGGCCTTCCTGGCACCGGAACAAGCGCGTGGGCGGTGGGACATCGTCGACGCCCTCACCGATCAGTGGGCCGTGGGCGCGACGCTGTTCGCGCTCCTCGCAGGCCACGAGGTGCACCGCGCGGAGACGCCGAACGAGGTGCTGCTCCTCGCGATGACGCAGCCGGCGCCTCCGCTCGCGACCCTCGCCGTGGTGCCTCCCCTGGTGGCGGCCCTGGTCGATCGCGCGCTCGCCTTCGAGCGCACCAGCCGCTTCCCGGACATCCGCGCCTTGCAGCGAGCCGTGCGCGCCGCGGCCGTGTCCACCGGCGACGCGATCCCGAACCTCGCCACCTCCAGCGTGAGCTGGCCCATGCCCGTGACCGTGGGGAAGCCCTTCACACCGACCGAGCAAGAGGTGGCGATGCGGACCCATCTCCCCGTGGTCACGGAAGGGCTCGACGGTGGGCGTCGCACCGGACACACGCTGCGGAACGCGCTGCTCGCCGCGGCGGTGCTGATCCCCGCGGCCGCACTGATCGGCGCAGGCGTGTACTGGGCAGCGACGCGGGATCTCCAGCAAGGCGCCCAGGTGCCCCGGGAGGCGACCCCTGCAGCGCAAGCGATCCAGCCCGGTGGAGACACCGCATCCCCCACCGAAGCCCAGCCCTCCACGGCGCCTCCTGCTCCCATCCCCACCGCGCTCTCCTCGGTCCTCGCGGACGAGCTGCCTCCGCGAGAGACCCCTCCTGCCGCTGGAGCCGATGTGGACGAGGCCTCGCTGACGAAACCTTCGCCCGCCGACCTGGTCCAGAGCGCCCCCTCGGTGCACGTGAACAACGCCACGATCGCGCCGTCGACTGCCGCTGCGCCAGCGCGGATCGCGCCATCGCCTGCAGCAGCGCAGCCGACCGGCGCCTCCACGGCCCGCCGACGCCCATCGAAGAAGGGCCCGGACCTCAGCTCACAGTACTGA
- a CDS encoding metallophosphoesterase, whose amino-acid sequence MQSIQFSVFVTLLTTAALGLAFYVQRRTASAFRLSPRARTILGVALAACILALPLGRLARGLFPASAARGLSSVGFLLTLSLLISAVCLAIADLLLLVVRLGRKALQRTSAARTGELADASTGEAAELPRELPEVTAPDAGASPVASTPATTPASAEPVLKAPVTVGDAPSPGVMPRRDFLSQGAVGAALLAGGGTSFYGAFFGRYDYVTEEVAVPIPGLPRSLDGFSILQLSDIHFGLYIGEREIAVAEELVRKARGDLVVLTGDLVDHDPAYADLLGHLARRLGPLTRGGVTAIPGNHDHFTGLDRVIDALERGGASVLRNRGQVIGDRGGSFALLGVDDVWARRRVPGGGPDLARALADVPPDLARILLCHNPVFFPEAAGEIALQLSGHTHGGQVNPLVHPGSWVLPYGYVEGLYQRGASRLYVNRGFGVAGPPARVAAPPELTRIVLVSA is encoded by the coding sequence ATGCAGTCGATCCAGTTCTCCGTCTTCGTCACCCTGCTGACCACGGCCGCGCTCGGGCTCGCTTTCTACGTGCAGCGACGCACGGCCAGCGCGTTTCGTCTGAGCCCCCGGGCGCGCACGATCCTCGGCGTCGCGCTCGCAGCGTGCATCCTCGCGCTCCCCCTCGGCCGGCTCGCGCGCGGTCTGTTCCCCGCCTCGGCGGCACGCGGGCTCTCGTCGGTGGGCTTCCTGCTGACGCTCTCGCTCTTGATCAGCGCGGTGTGTCTCGCCATCGCCGATCTCTTGCTCCTCGTCGTCCGGCTCGGCCGCAAAGCGCTGCAGCGCACCAGCGCAGCACGCACAGGCGAGCTGGCGGATGCGTCGACGGGCGAGGCCGCCGAGCTTCCGCGCGAACTGCCCGAGGTGACGGCACCCGACGCGGGCGCCAGCCCGGTGGCGTCGACCCCCGCAACGACGCCAGCGTCGGCCGAGCCCGTCCTGAAAGCTCCCGTCACGGTCGGGGACGCGCCCTCGCCGGGCGTCATGCCGCGCCGCGATTTCCTCTCGCAAGGGGCCGTCGGCGCGGCGCTCCTCGCGGGCGGTGGGACCTCGTTCTACGGCGCGTTCTTCGGTCGCTACGACTACGTCACCGAGGAGGTCGCCGTCCCCATCCCGGGCCTGCCACGCAGCCTCGATGGGTTCAGCATCCTCCAGCTCTCCGACATCCACTTCGGCCTCTACATCGGCGAGCGCGAGATCGCCGTGGCCGAGGAGCTGGTGCGCAAGGCGCGCGGTGATCTCGTGGTGCTCACCGGGGATCTGGTCGACCACGATCCTGCCTATGCCGATCTTCTCGGACACCTGGCGCGACGGCTCGGTCCGCTCACGCGCGGAGGCGTCACGGCGATCCCGGGCAACCACGATCACTTCACCGGCCTCGACCGCGTGATCGACGCGCTGGAGCGAGGTGGCGCATCGGTGCTGCGCAACCGCGGCCAGGTCATCGGAGACCGAGGCGGCTCGTTCGCCCTGCTCGGTGTCGACGACGTGTGGGCGCGGCGGCGGGTGCCCGGTGGCGGTCCGGATCTCGCACGCGCCCTCGCCGACGTGCCGCCGGATCTCGCGCGCATCCTGCTCTGTCACAACCCGGTGTTCTTCCCGGAGGCTGCGGGCGAGATCGCCCTCCAGCTCAGCGGTCACACCCACGGAGGCCAGGTGAACCCGCTGGTGCATCCTGGTTCCTGGGTGCTGCCGTATGGTTACGTGGAGGGGCTGTACCAGCGCGGTGCGTCGAGGCTCTACGTCAACCGCGGCTTCGGTGTCGCCGGGCCGCCAGCGCGCGTCGCGGCGCCCCCGGAACTGACGCGCATCGTCCTCGTCTCGGCCTGA